From the Scomber japonicus isolate fScoJap1 chromosome 8, fScoJap1.pri, whole genome shotgun sequence genome, the window TTGTGTTCTTGTCTGTCAGTTTCCTATTGAGTTCTGTGGATCTGTCTGAATCAATGTACCTTCACCAAAGACGTTTATGAAAAAAGCAGCACAAATTCTTGATCAAAGTATCcaacatataaggaaacatagtTTGGAGTCATGGTACAACACATATCGGTGCCTTTCAGCTgcagataaaaagaaaatcttgGGATTCCCATCTAAATGAGAGGGCCAAAAATCAAATGCTTCAATGCCTCCATCATATAGTGACGGAGTAATTCTACATCAAGCATAACCAGTGACATATTAGCAACAGAGAAGTCAATagttttcaaaatgttattcATATCTATGGTATCTTTTATATATGAAAACAAAGAAGTGAAGGTTTTAGAAAATAGTCAACATATATAGATATTTCCTCTGTTTAAGAGCCAACACCAGCTGTAATTCATTTGTCCGTCTGCTGAAATACGGGTCTTGAGGCAGCATGTTGTAAGCCAAGCTGCAGGGACCTTTAATCATGTAGGTGATGTTTTTTGTGCTCTGCTCCCTAGGTGCACAAACCCtatcctctctcttcctttgaTAGGTTTAAGTACACTCTGTGGAACCCAGTGCAATTTATCCCAAAAAATATTTACCATAATGCCCTGCACTTTTTGTAGCAGACCAGCAGGGGGCTCCATACATTTTAAACTGTGCCAGAGAATTGACACTACCAAGTTATTAATAATCAGGACCCTTCCTTTATAAGGCAAGTGAGGTAGTGTGAGGCCTCATGCACTTGGCTAACCTGCCCTCCACCTTCTCCATTAATCCCTCCCAGTTTGTCTTTACAGCCTGATCATCTCCTAGATAAACCCCCAGGTACTTTAAGCCTCCCCTCTTCCAGCTAAACCCTTAAAACTCAATACAAGGTCATCTTtggctctgtgccatttatttgtacCATTGTATTTACCAATGTATGTACCATTAATTATTGTGCATTTCACTTTTGAAAATGAGCCAACAtatactcacccacacacacaattacatcagcACAATACTTCACTTAGGCAAATAATAACTGTTTCATAGGCTatgcaacaaatcaaacatattgcaAGCAAATAACTGATTCACCTCTGTgccatgtatttatttaatgtatgtaggcattaactatgtgcatttcatttttgcaaatgagccaacatgcactcatacacacatgcatgcacacacacgcacaattaCATCACAACAACGGTCACACAGTATGTTTGGGTTCTGTTTATGACCTGGTGTATCACTTTAAGCCTGTTAGCCAGTATTTTAGACAGCAGTTTACACATGGCAGAGAGGCCAGTCGCCAGTCTTGAAGGTTGCCTTTTTTGGCAACAGAGTCAGAACTTCTCTCCTGCAGCTGTGAGGCAGAGGCAAGTCATTAAAGCTCCCAGTGAAGATTTTTATAGCATCTTCCCACAGTTCGGAGATTCTCTCTGCTCTGGACCAAAGTGTACTGTCTGTGCTTGTCATGCATTTCACTCATATGTCAGCTTCCACCAGCTGCTTCATGGCTCATTTTGAAACAGCATGATGTTCCATATGAATCCTGTCTAGCTGATTGTTCCCTACAGTTATGTCACctcctaaaaataaaactaattcaGTCCTGTACTGACGTAAAACCAcactcattcatttaaaaactgaactCTGTCAGTTCCTGTGTTGGGAGCGTATTCATAAACGAAAACAATAGTAAAAAGCTCACATTTGGCTCTGACCACCATCAGTCTGCCCTTCATGATTTCCTCCACCAAGTGAGTCTTTGGCAAAACGTCTTTGGAGAAAAGGAGCACCATTCCTTCACAGGTTCTGCTTAAATGACTGAAAGTCACCTCCCCATCTCATTTCTCCAATCAGTCTCATTTAAAGTGTCACTGTGAATTTCCTGAACTAACATCACATTAATCCTCTTCAGTTTAACCAGTTCAAACAGACCTGCCCTCTGGAGTGTGGAGACTCTGAAATCACTCATGATCTCTGATGTgagaagtgaaaaaataaaacagacataCTGGTTCATACTGGTTCTGCTtcaggtttcttcctgttaacggggagtttttttcttgctgctgtcgccaagtgGGATGTGTTTGGTCTATATACTGTACTAATAGACCATCTAAGGAGTTAGATGTTCTGATGTCCATTTGTGCATTGTTTTAATGGATTTAAGTCTGTTAAAATGAGCATTACCATTATCGCAgttaatcatagactgtaacaGGATCAGGATGGTGATGATAacatggaggaagaagagaaggatggTGAGAGGGACAGTGACAAAGAGGATGGGATGGagcaggcaggaaggagggcAATCACAATCAGGAGTTAGAGTATAGTGACTGCCAACCTGACTACTTTCctgactctgtgaacatatTGCTCAACTTAACAGTAACATATAAAtcataatataaaacataatattATCATCACATAAGCAGCACATCCTGACCCAAATGAAGGTTACGATATTGTAACCCCAGTCTTACTGGACTTTATGAGTAGTACTCTCATTAAATCACATGCATGCAATGGCCCACTGAAATTTGCATGTACATAGCTGACCAATTAGGACACGCCTACTGATACCAAGTGTCACACAGTATTAAAGGTAGTGTCTCACTGCAGCACTCATCcgttttgattgattgattgaagtccTCTCAGGCCTTGAAGCATTTTCATAATGCATGTTAGACCATTTGCAGCAGATGCCTGTTCTGCACTTTGCCTCACTCACATCACATTTGACTAGTACCTAACACTTTCTTTCCAACATCTGTAACTTGAACAATCAGAGGGCATGCATGCCAGACAGTGCCTGTAGCTCTTGTCTGCACCAGAACCTTGTGAAGCTCACTCCCAAACACAGCTTAAAGAGCTTCTCTGGTTTCTTCCATGGGCACAGCAGATGCAATTGAGGTATAAACAAAGTCTCACTGGCTCACTAGTCACTTATACAGATTTACAGCAAATAAACCCCGTCTACCCCTCTCAACAATGTCACTACAGAGATACAATTCACTTTAACCACCATGAAACAGATCCTACTGAATAGACAAAACCCACTCATTCCCCTCCCACCACTTTCTACCAGCTACATGGACATTGTAAATGCATCCATGCACAAATAACCAACACATCACGCCTGTCGTAATAGAGAATGACAATGAATTATTTCTCAACCAACCAATCCATCCTCAAGGAAATCCAAAGACTCAAGCCATTAGCTCAACTTCAAAAACTGGTCCACATGAGAAATGGCTGCATTCTTATCTTCCACCATGGCCTGAGGTAGCATTTAATGGAGGACAGTTCACCTGCAGATTAGCACACAAAAACAGCCCTATGACCTCACCTGAAACCACGACAAGAATGCTGGGCATCAAAAGCACAGGTCAGATAAGAACTGGAAAAATAGGACAATGAACTTCATTATGTACATAAGCCAAGACTAAAGACTTATGataatattacatttgtttgattttatcaGAACgtcaaaacaagaaaaagactAACCTAAAACAGCTCAGATTGAGTTTTATGACCACCTTGCACCAAATGATCCAGATGATTTCATCTGTGACAGTGAAAATCTGTGAAAAGTGGTTTGGTGTATGGCGGGCATGATTTGCTAATATCAAATATGTTTAAAGAAATCTTAATTAAAACGACTGGCAGTGACTGGATCACTGTCAACACTGACTGACCCAGACTGGCCATGACTTGTTCCAACTTGAAACATGTCAATTACCACATGTCATATCATATTCATGATCAGCTCAACAGTCATATGTGTCCCTGCCTTAACTGGAAACTGAAaagcacacagaaaaacactgacAAAGAATTTCTCTGTTACAGCTGACTGTCACAATTTTCTtagggtacacacacacacacacacacacacacacacacacacacacacacacacacacacacacacacacacaatctcaggCATGAGGCCTCTTGTCATACTTTATTATCACCTTCTCCAATTCTCCAATTGGGAATGTTGATATCAGCAATGTTAGAAGAAGTACTCAAAACTTttactttaaaacttttaaaaccaTACAAATCAGCACATGCACTTACATTTACTCAGTCTGTTGAAGGTGGAGCCCatttgaactactttatattGCATCctcatttataataaataatatatgcaGAGTTAACCAGGAGACATCATATCTTTGTACAGGataaacacagtaacacaataAAGCTCAAGAGCTTGTTACCattgtaggtgtgtgtttgactgagtATATTTGCAACTCATATTAAGGAGATTAGTGGTTTAAAGATAgtcatttacttgttttttcTGCTTCCTTGACATGAACTGCTGCCTGAACCAGTCagtgaaaaataactaaattaatTTACTCAAGTGAGGTACTTGTACGTtactattttcattttatgctactggtatatctaaccctaaccctaaccctaaccctaaccctaaccctaaccctaacactaacaTATAAATAAGACAAACTGAGAATAGCCAAATGTCATACTGGCTTTCAGAGTCCTGTTTAACTCCAACCAAGTGAAAATGCTTCAATTATTTGGATAAGGATAAAATCAGCATTTATTAAAGAGAGAACGGGAAGCCTCACGAAATTCTCACTAAGAATTGCTAAAGCAGAGGGATATGTGATTATCAGAGATAGACGTGTAGCAAAAAGCTGAATAAAAAAGTCCTTATTCACTGTTATTTGTAACAGAGATTAGAGGGATTAGACAGAGAATAGATACTAtccatcaaataaaatgacagcACCAGTACAGAAATGTAAACCATGGCAGGTCTGTGGGACACTTCAGTCAGATTGGTTTTCCATATGAAAAATCAGCAATAACAAAATCTGAAAGAGTAGAAATAAATGTGCTCCAATTTTCTAAGTTACATTTTTTGATTGTGTGATGAATGCTGACTCCATCATGTTTTGATTATGTCAGCCTTGATGATGATCAAGTTGTAGTGAGTAGGAATCATTGCTGCTTTTTAATAATCAAGTTcacatttgtcacatttttcaGTACTGCTCTAGTGAATTCCATATTGTTCATCCATAGGAACGGACAAGATGTTATTGCACAACTTTGTATTCTATTGTTTAAGATAAGCACTTATAATATtgacaattaattaatttgtaatTAAAAATTAGTTATTAATTATAGTTATTAATTGAACGAACACACACAAGGAATCACTGGTCCCAATGGCAATAATTTGATGAAATTCCTTTGCTTTTTCCATAACATAAAAACTGGAAAGATTAGATCTGTACAGAGGCTGGTTATGATTATTTCCCACCTTACATGGATTTCAACAGAAATGAGCAAAATTACTTACTGTATCTGTTTTCATTATGCACACCTGTGATCTTCCCATTTGGTAAGACCTGGATGTGGAAGCCGATGCCCACATTACAGTAGAGCCTCCTGAGTCTCTTTATCCCCAGCAGGTATTCTCCATCTCTAGCTGTCACCTCTCTCCTGTcccaggagctgctgctggcCCGTACCAATGAACTGGCACTTCTTATGGTTCGTCTCTGGCTGCTGATGACTGGGAGAGGGGCAAAGGAGCTGCACAAGAGAATCCCATACAGGAGCAGAGGTAGCTTGGACTTTAACGATGACATGCTCTGCTCACCGATCCCAGGAGTCATAGGGGTACAAAGCTATTATACTATTAAGCCCAATGAAATGTACTTTAATGtcaaaaaaagtcataaaatctTTCCAGTTTTAGTGTCTGAGAGAAATACCATGAAGGAAATGCCTAATCATCTGTTTCATTCTGCCACCTGCGCTTATTAAAGCACAGAGAAAGGTTTCACTATGCATATTTTGACATCTCTTAAAATTAAACCCATTAGGGGTCCATTTTGCAGTCCAGTTTCCGATGATTTGTCTCCTGCTTCCCAATTTTGCTTCTTCCTCAGGTGGGCCCCAGCAGACAGACGGACTTATATGTGCTTCATATTACATCACTCACCACCTGCTGTCTTGTTTGTCTGTGAGTCACAGATGCTGCAGAAGCACACAAACAACGAAATACGTAAAACACATagtgacagaaaacaaagaCGAACACGCAAGCACTCAGAAACATActgtagtaaaaaaaatgaatgaagaaattTGATGGTGAAGAGCCCCTGCAGACATGAAGGGCCCCTGCACTTTTTCTATATAATCTTTATCAGCATGTTTGAGAgtataaaatgaatatgtagttggttcattttatatttcacattataTCACAAACATTTCTGGAGCTGTTTTAAAAAACTGTCATTACAGCTGTGCTGTGCCAAGCTCTGATGACATGCGTTCTCACTTCGTAACAGCAGGGGATAGCTGTGCTTGGTGGCAGGGTCAACCAACTGAAGATACCTACCCACTTACCCATCCACCCATGTCCATATGTCCAtgtagttaaaaaaacaatttaaaggaAGTAAAATCAagcctcttttctttttacactgTAACACTATAGAGTAGCTGAAAAACGATGGGGAATGATTATATTCTAACTGTTTTGCCTAAAGTCTGATATAAATGGTGATACATACATGGATCACATAACCAGTCTTCAACTATGGGAAgttctgttttaatatttatatattttcttgtaAATGGTTCTTTTCCTTCTCTAGTTAATAGTGTCCGGTCTTCTCCCAAAGATCTgtcaaaacacacaagaaattCCACAAAACATTACAGATACACTCACAGCTTGCAAAATCTAGACGTGCCaccaattaacctaacctgCCTGTTTTTGGTACCCTTGCCATGACAATGCTGCTAATTTAGATGTGTCGCCATGAAACaagaagtccttataactccaaGGTACATTGTTCAGTCTGCTCTAGATTTATCATGCTTGATGAGGGTCCCATTCTGAACCATGTCAATATTGAGTCATAGTGATAGTGCCACCTACTGGTGACAGGACGTTTCATGTGCTATACTTTTATAACTTGTGCTTGTGATCCACCTATAATTTGCTCAGAAAACCCTGCAGAAACAGATGATGCCATATATTAAGGATAATGAGTTTTTAGTGAACGGGTGGTATGGTGGTGCACCAAATTTTGATGTTTCACCATGAAAGAACAAAGTGTTGTGTGTTGGTCTTCAGTGGACCTGGGCTCTTATCTTACATTGCCAGAAGGAATTGAACATCTGTATTCTACAGCTGTACAttatgtggagaacacatcatGTAAATTCCATGGAAATCAGATGATGTTTGTCACATGAGACTGGCTCCCTGTTTCCAGTAGGTGGCAATATGACTATAACtcaatattaaaacacagaTGTTCAGGTCAGGACTCTTATCAAGCACGAGAAAGTTGGTGCAGATTGGAACATGTCTGTCAAAGTTAAAACAACTTCCATCTGTGATCAGTCCTGCTCCTTTAAGCAGTTAAGAGTCCTATGCTCATCAGCACCAGCATACATTTGACTAGACGACAGAAAATCTGTTACTGCATTTTTAAAGTTCTCCTCCAGAGATGTTTTTATTGGCTCAAAGTGTTCCAACaaagtacagtatataaaacaaaaacacgtTTTCAATTTTCCACAGTATCCTCCTAGATCCAGCAGCATGTTTACTTGCCAAAAGACACACGCTCATAGAttaaagcagtgagaagaatatatatttgtatatgaaggTCACAGTAAGTATGTGTCCCAAACACACTTGTGCACTGGCAACCAACCCCCCTTCAGAAGAGCTGTCTATGCTCTTCTGAAGTTTTGATTCCTCTTTTtggttttgtctgttgttttccacTGCTGAGCTGCCATTCGTCGTTGATCTTAAAAGTCATAATGTTGTCTGAAATTAGCAGACATGTATAAAGTACTAGCGATCCAGACTTGAGTAGAAGTACAAGTACTCTATCAAAAAAGTGACTTgagtagaagtagtagaagtGCTCTTTaacaggcccgtcgcaacaggacaggcaaaccaagcaattgcctggggccccgagctggccgggggcccccagacaacgactggttttgaattgaatgcaacgacaaactgtgtgcgcgtccctttaatgctgtgatggtcaatgcaggaaagtgcagcgacactgttatcggaatccccctcaagggggcCCCCCACACCGTGTTCCCCGGGACCTATGTTCCTAGTTCGTAgttgaaatataaacagcagcagtgttctttttaaaccaacaaaatataacctcttaatacacgcccctatttttttatgtttttagcctaaacgacGTCATACACcgatggaaacctcagactattggctaaaaggttatcaacttcatttcaccgaatatttccataggctagaacagcagtcaatcaaagcctagttgacgttgtcgtcggtcacatgtcctcattggcttt encodes:
- the LOC128363478 gene encoding fibroblast growth factor 4-like, whose translation is MSSLKSKLPLLLYGILLCSSFAPLPVISSQRRTIRSASSLVRASSSSWDRREVTARDGEYLLGIKRLRRLYCNVGIGFHIQVLPNGKITGVHNENRYSLLEISPVERGVVTLFGVKSGLFIAMSDSGKLYGSGHYNDDCKFKENLLANNYNAYESAAHPGMYIGLSKTGKTKRGNRVTPTMTMTHFLPRI